One window from the genome of Candidatus Didemnitutus sp. encodes:
- a CDS encoding Rrf2 family transcriptional regulator, producing the protein MKLSKRGEYALRSLINLGIAAKVGRPLLRVSELAKAEDLPVKFLEQVMQQLREAGHVEAERGKHGGYRLAKPAAEIRVGQIVRLIDGPLAPIGCVSQTAYEPCNCPDEAHCGLRMLMLDVRNAIANILDRYTLADVVDVTTRKMIRDGLPLPFSEPAAPPASARSGRTRNAKSRLSPAEGVVHELLGDYAI; encoded by the coding sequence GTGAAACTCTCCAAGCGTGGCGAATACGCCCTCCGATCGCTCATCAACCTCGGTATTGCGGCCAAGGTGGGGCGTCCGCTGCTGCGCGTTTCGGAGCTGGCGAAGGCAGAGGATCTGCCGGTGAAGTTTTTGGAGCAGGTCATGCAGCAGCTCCGTGAGGCCGGTCATGTCGAGGCCGAGCGGGGCAAGCACGGCGGTTATCGCCTCGCCAAGCCCGCAGCGGAAATCCGCGTGGGCCAGATCGTGCGGTTGATCGACGGCCCGCTGGCCCCGATCGGGTGCGTTAGCCAGACGGCCTACGAACCGTGCAATTGCCCGGACGAGGCGCATTGCGGGTTGCGGATGCTCATGCTGGATGTGCGCAACGCCATCGCGAACATCCTTGATCGCTACACGCTGGCCGACGTCGTCGACGTCACGACGCGCAAGATGATCCGCGACGGCCTGCCGCTGCCCTTCAGCGAGCCGGCTGCGCCTCCCGCTTCCGCCCGATCGGGCCGCACGCGAAATGCGAAGTCGCGCCTCAGCCCGGCTGAGGGCGTGGTGCACGAACTTCTAGGAGATTACGCCATATGA
- the cysK gene encoding cysteine synthase A: protein MAKIHNDITETIGNTPLVRLNRTAREHGALADIVLKLEFFNPLSSVKDRIGFAMIDDALKSGKINPSTVLIEPTSGNTGIALAFVAAAKGLKLILTMPETMSLERRKLLKVLGARLVLTEGAKGMKGAIAKAEELQKQIPNSVILQQFANPANPAIHRATTAEEIWRDTDGKVDIVVSGIGTGGTITGVGEVLKAKNPAIKIVAVEPDASPVLSGGAPGPHKLQGIGAGFVPPVLNTKVYDEVVRVKDTDSGPVSKQVNQLDGIPIGISSGAAVWAALQLAQRPENKGKLIVAIIPSSSERYLSTWLFADVGSESDSIDDLLANA from the coding sequence ATGGCCAAGATCCACAACGACATCACCGAAACGATCGGCAACACGCCGCTGGTCCGCCTCAACCGCACCGCCCGCGAGCATGGCGCGCTTGCCGACATCGTGCTCAAGCTGGAGTTCTTCAATCCGCTCTCGAGCGTGAAGGACCGCATTGGTTTCGCGATGATCGACGACGCGCTGAAGTCGGGGAAGATCAACCCGAGCACGGTCCTGATCGAGCCGACGTCGGGCAACACCGGCATCGCGCTGGCGTTCGTCGCGGCGGCCAAGGGGCTGAAGCTCATCCTGACGATGCCCGAGACGATGAGTCTCGAGCGCCGCAAACTCCTGAAGGTGCTCGGCGCCCGTCTGGTGCTGACCGAGGGCGCGAAGGGCATGAAGGGCGCCATCGCCAAGGCGGAAGAGCTCCAGAAGCAGATTCCCAACAGCGTCATTCTCCAGCAGTTCGCCAACCCCGCGAATCCCGCGATCCACCGCGCGACCACCGCGGAGGAAATCTGGCGCGATACCGACGGCAAGGTCGACATCGTCGTTTCCGGCATCGGCACCGGCGGCACGATCACGGGCGTCGGCGAGGTCCTGAAGGCGAAGAATCCCGCCATCAAGATCGTGGCGGTCGAGCCCGATGCCTCGCCGGTGCTTTCGGGCGGCGCGCCCGGCCCGCACAAGCTGCAAGGCATCGGCGCGGGCTTCGTGCCGCCGGTGCTCAACACCAAGGTCTACGACGAGGTGGTGCGCGTGAAGGACACCGACTCCGGGCCGGTGTCGAAGCAGGTGAACCAACTCGACGGCATCCCGATCGGCATCTCTTCCGGTGCGGCTGTCTGGGCGGCGCTGCAGCTCGCGCAGCGACCCGAGAACAAGGGCAAGTTGATCGTCGCCATCATCCCGTCGAGCAGCGAGCGCTACCTCTCGACTTGGCTCTTCGCCGACGTCGGCAGCGAGAGCGATTCGATCGACGATCTGCTCGCCAACGCCTGA
- a CDS encoding SLC13 family permease: protein MTWEIAFVLGLLVIAVAMFVWERVSPDVTAIALFGVLLVSGIVPRERVLGVLANPAPLTIGAMFILSAALAGSGAMERLANALGRVSNFSYFSVTLLLTLGVGVVSAFMNNTPVVVVTVPVVLGLATRMKLPPSKFLIPISYAAVLGGLCTLIGTSTNLVVSGIAASRGLPPLGMFELANVGVPMLAAGALYIAVFGWRILPSRESLGALFTEDERREYVTEVFVQAATEAIGRTLIDLGLTAGKGIRVIEFVRNDVPIPFDPKGTALCAGDRLVLACRPKGVAHARSIAGIETATDLALPLHQITAHEGSMVEAVVGPNSELIGRTIREVGFRERYRMIALAVHRRGQNVREKVEDVPLHFGDILLLMGTDQAIENTRAGHDLLLIDRPPVPSKRSPRHLVIVLAAILSVIAASSLKLLPIEVASILACAVVLLTGCIKPKDAYRTIELNVIFLIYGMLALGVAMEETGTSAYLVDHLAAAVDAWAPPAHKAMIMLAAFYLTATILTEILSNTAVAALMVPLAISLAGKMGVNPQPFMIAICVAASAAFATPIGYQTNTYVYGIGGYKFADFLKFGLPLNVICFAIAIYLIPIFWQF, encoded by the coding sequence ATGACTTGGGAAATCGCCTTCGTGCTCGGCCTGCTCGTGATCGCCGTCGCGATGTTCGTGTGGGAACGGGTTTCCCCGGATGTGACCGCGATCGCCCTTTTCGGCGTCCTGCTCGTCAGCGGCATCGTGCCGCGGGAGCGCGTGCTCGGCGTCCTGGCGAACCCCGCCCCGCTGACCATCGGCGCGATGTTCATCCTCAGCGCGGCGCTCGCCGGATCGGGAGCGATGGAGCGCCTGGCCAACGCCTTGGGCCGCGTGTCGAATTTCAGCTACTTCAGCGTCACGCTCCTGCTCACCCTCGGCGTCGGCGTCGTCTCCGCATTCATGAACAACACGCCCGTGGTGGTCGTCACTGTGCCCGTCGTGCTCGGACTCGCCACCCGCATGAAGCTGCCGCCGTCGAAGTTCCTTATCCCGATCTCCTATGCCGCCGTGCTCGGCGGCCTCTGCACGCTGATCGGCACGAGCACGAACCTGGTGGTCTCCGGCATCGCGGCGTCGCGCGGCCTCCCTCCGCTGGGCATGTTCGAACTCGCCAATGTCGGCGTCCCCATGCTCGCCGCCGGCGCGCTCTACATCGCGGTCTTCGGCTGGCGAATTCTTCCGAGCCGCGAATCGCTCGGCGCCCTCTTCACCGAGGACGAACGCCGGGAATACGTCACCGAGGTGTTCGTCCAGGCCGCCACCGAGGCGATCGGACGCACCTTGATCGATCTCGGGCTCACGGCCGGCAAGGGCATCCGCGTGATCGAATTCGTCCGCAACGACGTCCCAATCCCCTTCGATCCGAAGGGCACGGCGCTGTGCGCCGGCGACCGCCTCGTGCTGGCCTGCCGCCCCAAGGGCGTTGCCCATGCGCGTTCCATCGCGGGCATCGAGACCGCCACCGACCTCGCGCTGCCGCTGCACCAGATCACTGCACACGAAGGCTCCATGGTCGAAGCCGTGGTCGGACCGAACTCCGAGCTCATCGGCCGCACCATCCGCGAAGTGGGGTTCCGCGAGCGTTACCGCATGATCGCCCTCGCGGTCCACCGCCGCGGCCAGAACGTCCGCGAAAAGGTCGAGGACGTGCCCCTGCATTTCGGCGACATCCTCCTCCTCATGGGCACGGACCAGGCCATCGAGAACACCCGCGCCGGACACGACCTCCTGCTCATCGACCGCCCGCCAGTGCCTTCCAAACGCTCCCCACGCCACCTCGTCATCGTGCTCGCCGCGATCCTGAGCGTGATCGCCGCGTCGTCGCTCAAGCTGCTGCCGATCGAAGTCGCCTCGATCCTCGCCTGCGCCGTCGTCCTGCTCACCGGCTGCATCAAGCCCAAGGATGCCTACCGCACCATCGAGCTGAACGTCATTTTCCTGATCTACGGCATGCTCGCGCTCGGCGTCGCCATGGAGGAGACCGGCACCTCCGCCTACCTGGTCGATCACCTCGCTGCCGCCGTGGACGCTTGGGCCCCGCCAGCGCACAAGGCGATGATCATGCTGGCCGCGTTCTACCTCACGGCGACGATCCTCACGGAAATCCTCTCCAACACCGCCGTGGCGGCACTCATGGTGCCCCTCGCCATCAGCCTCGCCGGGAAAATGGGCGTGAATCCGCAGCCGTTCATGATCGCGATCTGCGTCGCCGCCTCGGCCGCATTCGCGACTCCGATCGGCTACCAGACCAACACCTACGTCTACGGCATCGGCGGCTACAAGTTCGCCGATTTCCTGAAGTTCGGGCTGCCGCTCAACGTGATCTGCTTCGCGATCGCGATCTACCTGATTCCGATCTTCTGGCAGTTCTGA
- a CDS encoding cytochrome C oxidase subunit IV family protein, which yields MSAHAATAPAAGHHEPSKFHTYVQIAMLLGVITGIEIVLVYLPLAKWLVIGGLVFFSAVKFLYVIFYFMHLKWDKVFCTILFFIGLVLAGGTMWALLHLFGAEASKPLSSIIGMLL from the coding sequence ATGTCCGCTCACGCAGCCACCGCCCCCGCCGCCGGCCATCACGAGCCGAGCAAATTCCACACCTACGTCCAGATCGCGATGCTTCTCGGTGTGATCACCGGCATCGAAATCGTCCTCGTCTACCTGCCGCTCGCCAAGTGGCTTGTCATCGGCGGCCTGGTGTTCTTCTCCGCGGTGAAGTTCCTCTACGTCATTTTCTACTTCATGCACCTGAAGTGGGACAAAGTTTTCTGCACGATCCTGTTCTTCATCGGACTCGTGCTCGCCGGCGGCACCATGTGGGCGCTCCTGCACCTCTTCGGCGCCGAGGCCAGCAAGCCTCTCTCCTCGATCATCGGCATGTTGCTCTGA
- a CDS encoding ABC transporter substrate-binding protein: MAAVLLLPAAGRAVTLRVGYFPNITHAQGVIGAHGTQGGRGWFEQKLGSDVTIQWYPFNAGPSAMEAVFAGSIDLTYVGPNPALNAYIKSRGEEIRVLAGAAEGGAALVVPGDGRLQAPSDFKGKRIATPQLGNTQDVAARAWLKQNGFRVALTGGDVPVIPTPNPDQLALFHQGKIDAVWTVEPWVSRLELEAGGRVLVAQPEAVTTVLVASVRFLREQPALAGRFVAAHRELTDWLNAHPAEAREQVRAGLGALMRREVPAALVEHAWPRLHFTAQVERAQFEQLVSEARSVGFLRNAIALDRLFSGRP, encoded by the coding sequence TTGGCCGCGGTTCTTCTGCTGCCGGCTGCCGGTCGCGCCGTGACACTGCGCGTGGGCTATTTCCCGAACATCACGCACGCCCAGGGGGTGATCGGGGCCCACGGCACGCAGGGTGGCCGCGGCTGGTTCGAGCAGAAACTGGGCTCGGACGTCACCATCCAATGGTATCCGTTCAACGCCGGACCGAGCGCGATGGAAGCGGTCTTCGCCGGCTCGATCGATCTCACCTACGTCGGGCCGAATCCGGCGCTCAACGCCTACATCAAATCGCGCGGCGAGGAGATCCGCGTGCTCGCCGGCGCGGCGGAGGGCGGCGCGGCCTTGGTGGTGCCGGGGGACGGACGCCTGCAGGCGCCGTCCGATTTCAAGGGGAAGCGCATCGCGACGCCGCAGCTCGGCAACACGCAGGACGTGGCCGCGCGAGCCTGGCTGAAGCAGAACGGTTTCCGCGTGGCGCTGACGGGGGGCGACGTGCCGGTCATTCCGACCCCCAATCCCGACCAACTGGCGCTCTTTCACCAAGGCAAGATCGACGCCGTCTGGACGGTCGAGCCGTGGGTATCTCGCCTGGAGCTCGAGGCCGGCGGCCGCGTGCTGGTGGCGCAACCCGAGGCCGTGACGACCGTGCTGGTGGCGAGCGTGCGTTTCCTGCGCGAACAGCCGGCGTTGGCCGGGCGGTTCGTGGCGGCGCACCGCGAACTGACCGACTGGCTGAATGCCCATCCGGCCGAGGCGCGGGAGCAGGTGCGCGCCGGCTTGGGCGCGCTGATGCGGCGGGAGGTGCCGGCGGCCCTGGTCGAGCACGCCTGGCCACGCCTGCACTTCACGGCGCAAGTGGAGCGCGCCCAGTTCGAGCAGCTCGTGAGCGAGGCGCGCAGCGTCGGCTTCCTGCGGAACGCGATCGCGCTCGACCGCCTTTTTTCCGGACGGCCATGA
- a CDS encoding cytochrome c oxidase assembly protein, with protein MIDWTHWHNEPFLIGGLIFLGWLYAIATGPLRDRLAPAGTPYPRAHAIKFYSALFIFYLAVGSPLDQMGERFLLSAHMLQHQLIIYPAAILFLRGLPDWMVSLVTGRDSLRGLLRFFTHPIICGLIYVLVMSCWHFPSAYDWALQNRWVHIAEHFSFFGAALFFWWPVCSPSREYPPTSYAWQMLYFLSVTIGMTPVFAYITFSSDVLYPTYEFAPRLFERLDPHEDQVLGGAMMKLIGMSVMMGAFVVAFYRWYQQTERSPRS; from the coding sequence ATGATCGACTGGACCCACTGGCACAACGAACCGTTCCTCATCGGCGGCCTCATCTTCCTCGGCTGGCTCTACGCCATCGCCACCGGCCCGCTGCGCGACCGCCTAGCTCCCGCTGGCACGCCCTACCCGCGCGCGCACGCGATCAAATTCTACTCGGCGCTCTTCATCTTCTATTTGGCCGTCGGCTCTCCGCTCGACCAGATGGGCGAACGCTTCCTGCTCAGCGCGCACATGCTGCAGCACCAGCTGATCATTTATCCAGCTGCGATCCTGTTTCTCCGCGGGCTGCCCGACTGGATGGTGAGCCTCGTCACCGGACGCGACTCTCTCCGTGGTCTGCTGCGCTTCTTCACCCATCCGATCATTTGCGGACTGATCTACGTGCTGGTGATGTCGTGCTGGCACTTCCCGAGCGCCTACGACTGGGCGCTGCAAAACCGTTGGGTGCACATCGCCGAGCATTTTTCGTTCTTCGGCGCCGCGCTTTTCTTCTGGTGGCCGGTGTGCAGCCCATCGCGCGAATACCCGCCGACCAGCTACGCGTGGCAGATGCTCTATTTCCTCAGCGTCACCATCGGCATGACGCCGGTCTTCGCTTACATCACTTTCTCGAGCGACGTCCTCTACCCCACCTACGAATTCGCCCCGCGCCTCTTCGAGCGCCTCGACCCGCACGAAGATCAGGTCCTCGGCGGCGCGATGATGAAACTCATCGGCATGTCCGTGATGATGGGGGCATTCGTCGTCGCATTCTACCGCTGGTATCAGCAGACGGAGCGAAGCCCGCGGTCCTGA
- a CDS encoding MBL fold metallo-hydrolase: protein MEVVFLGTGTSQGVPMIACDCSVCTSPDPRNRRTRSSIHVTMGDLHVQVDATPEFRLQCVRENIRQLDVFILTHGHADHITGMDDLRRFCDLIGGEALTVYTTDEGMARVLSIFPYAVAERPVSRGYAAFRLLEMPPALEFPQGTIRSTLLPHGGLNTLGLVFEEKATGAKFVYYNDCKRLPREAVTLAKGAGLVVLDGLRPAPHPTHMNIAEACAAAVEIGAPLTYLTHLTHAIDHGPFETTLPAGVKLAYDGLRCKF from the coding sequence ATGGAAGTGGTCTTTCTCGGCACGGGCACGTCGCAAGGCGTGCCGATGATCGCATGCGATTGCTCCGTTTGCACGTCGCCCGATCCGCGCAACCGGCGGACGCGTTCCAGCATTCACGTCACGATGGGCGATCTGCACGTGCAAGTGGACGCGACACCCGAGTTCCGCCTCCAATGCGTGCGCGAGAACATCCGGCAGCTCGACGTTTTCATCCTTACGCACGGCCATGCCGACCACATCACGGGCATGGACGATCTTCGCCGCTTCTGCGATTTGATCGGGGGTGAAGCACTCACGGTCTACACGACCGATGAAGGCATGGCGCGCGTGCTCTCGATTTTCCCTTATGCGGTCGCCGAGCGGCCGGTCTCGAGGGGCTACGCCGCTTTCCGGCTCCTCGAGATGCCGCCCGCGCTCGAGTTTCCGCAAGGAACGATTCGTTCGACGCTCCTGCCGCACGGCGGCTTGAACACGCTCGGGCTGGTCTTCGAGGAAAAGGCGACCGGCGCGAAATTCGTCTACTACAACGACTGCAAACGCCTCCCGCGTGAAGCGGTGACCTTGGCAAAGGGGGCCGGCCTCGTCGTGCTCGATGGCCTGCGCCCCGCGCCGCACCCGACGCACATGAACATCGCCGAAGCCTGCGCGGCCGCGGTGGAGATCGGTGCGCCGCTCACGTATCTCACGCACCTCACGCACGCGATCGATCACGGTCCCTTCGAGACGACGCTACCGGCAGGAGTGAAGCTCGCTTACGACGGGCTTCGGTGTAAGTTTTAG
- a CDS encoding heme-copper oxidase subunit III: MSNAAAGAIDHHHDPSTATGIPNKKLLWWAFLASDCMFFGALISTHLVYRLNPPPGNAEPTKIFDIELTSFSTFILLMSSLMMALAVNAIQRGQLRSMRNSLLTTIFFGCIFLGCQVYEFVHFVHEKKMTLSNSLFGSTFYTLTGTHGTHVAIGVLILGLMYVRSFKSSSPDSGGWGEFAKTVLHVAAVCAAIALTFIFIVPAGIGLAKGHGTVAEFFSHNLMPILGLIGAGGVMAWFARASHGVDFGERNAIDVEAVGLYWHFVDIVWIIIFTAVYLLEYV; this comes from the coding sequence ATGAGCAACGCCGCCGCTGGCGCCATCGACCACCACCACGACCCGTCCACCGCGACGGGCATTCCGAACAAGAAGCTCCTTTGGTGGGCCTTTCTCGCTTCGGACTGCATGTTCTTCGGGGCGCTGATCTCCACGCACCTCGTCTACCGCCTCAACCCGCCTCCGGGTAACGCGGAACCGACCAAGATCTTCGACATCGAGCTGACGTCCTTCTCGACGTTCATCCTCCTCATGTCGTCGCTCATGATGGCGCTCGCCGTGAACGCCATCCAGCGCGGTCAGCTGCGCTCGATGCGGAATTCCCTCCTCACGACGATCTTCTTCGGCTGCATCTTCCTCGGCTGCCAAGTCTACGAATTCGTGCACTTCGTGCATGAGAAGAAGATGACGCTCTCGAACAGCCTCTTCGGCTCGACGTTCTACACGCTCACCGGCACCCACGGCACGCACGTCGCCATCGGCGTGCTGATCCTCGGCCTGATGTATGTGCGCTCCTTCAAGTCGTCGTCGCCCGACAGCGGCGGCTGGGGCGAGTTCGCCAAGACCGTCCTGCACGTCGCCGCCGTCTGTGCTGCCATCGCGCTCACGTTCATCTTCATCGTCCCCGCCGGCATCGGCCTCGCCAAGGGCCACGGCACGGTCGCCGAGTTCTTCAGCCACAATCTCATGCCGATCCTCGGCCTCATCGGAGCGGGCGGCGTGATGGCATGGTTCGCGCGCGCCAGCCACGGCGTCGACTTCGGCGAGCGTAACGCCATCGATGTCGAGGCAGTCGGCCTCTACTGGCACTTCGTCGACATCGTGTGGATCATCATCTTCACGGCCGTCTACCTGCTCGAATACGTCTAA
- a CDS encoding ABC transporter ATP-binding protein: protein MNPALEETAAPPAKLVIADVSKTFATSRGPVHALDHVSLQVAEGEFVCLLGPSGCGKSTLLNLVAGLETPDDGSVAADGRAIRGPGRERMVMFQESALFPWLDVFGNVMFALKLKTGLTDAERKEIAGYYLRLVGLEKFVHANIHELSGGMKQRVALARALAPNPRVLLMDEPFAALDAMTREQLYGDLQQIWQQRHVTILFVTHNVREAVCLGDRVVLFSPHPGRIRGEFTIALPRPRDINSVEVAAHATQITHALKGHLEHGAGI, encoded by the coding sequence ATGAACCCCGCGCTCGAAGAAACCGCCGCCCCGCCGGCCAAGCTGGTCATCGCGGATGTCTCCAAGACGTTCGCCACCTCGCGCGGTCCGGTGCACGCGCTGGATCACGTGAGCCTGCAGGTCGCGGAGGGCGAGTTCGTCTGCCTCCTCGGCCCCAGCGGGTGCGGCAAGTCGACGCTGCTGAACCTGGTCGCGGGATTGGAGACGCCGGACGACGGCAGCGTGGCCGCCGACGGACGCGCAATCCGCGGCCCCGGACGGGAGCGCATGGTGATGTTCCAGGAGTCGGCGCTGTTTCCCTGGCTCGACGTCTTCGGCAACGTGATGTTCGCGCTCAAGCTGAAGACCGGCCTGACTGATGCGGAACGGAAGGAGATCGCGGGCTATTACCTGCGCCTCGTCGGGTTGGAGAAATTCGTCCACGCCAACATCCACGAGCTCTCCGGCGGCATGAAGCAGCGCGTCGCGCTCGCCCGCGCCCTGGCGCCGAACCCGCGCGTGCTGCTCATGGATGAGCCGTTCGCGGCTCTCGATGCGATGACGCGCGAGCAGCTCTACGGCGACCTGCAGCAGATCTGGCAGCAGCGGCACGTGACGATCCTCTTCGTGACGCACAACGTGCGCGAGGCGGTGTGCCTCGGCGACCGCGTGGTCCTGTTCTCGCCGCATCCCGGCCGCATCCGGGGCGAGTTCACCATCGCGCTGCCGCGGCCGCGCGACATCAACAGCGTGGAGGTCGCCGCGCACGCGACCCAGATCACCCACGCGCTCAAGGGGCACCTCGAACACGGAGCGGGCATCTGA
- a CDS encoding ABC transporter permease translates to MKRYLAAALFFSGLIALWHWACVKQFWSPVLVPSPESVGRYLWEATLDGSLAEATLVTMKRLLAGYLIGISAGLPVGLLIARFRLLRDTLGTLALGLQGLPSVCWVPLALLWFGQTEAAMLFVVVMGTIWSVVLATETGVRNVNPIYVRAARTMGSRNLHTWLSVILPASLPFIVSGMKQGWAFAWRSLMAAEIFVTILTGFGLGHLLHYGRELQAMEQVIGIMLVLVLLGLLADKLLFSPWEKWMHRRWGTDRAA, encoded by the coding sequence ATGAAACGCTACCTTGCCGCCGCGCTGTTTTTCTCCGGCCTGATCGCGCTCTGGCACTGGGCGTGCGTGAAGCAGTTCTGGTCGCCCGTGCTCGTGCCGTCGCCGGAGAGCGTGGGACGCTACCTCTGGGAGGCGACACTCGACGGCTCGCTCGCGGAGGCGACGCTCGTGACCATGAAGCGCCTGCTGGCGGGCTACCTGATCGGCATCTCGGCGGGATTGCCGGTCGGCCTGCTGATCGCGCGTTTCCGCCTGCTGCGGGATACGCTCGGGACGCTGGCGCTCGGCCTGCAGGGCCTGCCGAGCGTCTGCTGGGTGCCGCTGGCGTTGCTCTGGTTCGGGCAGACCGAGGCGGCGATGCTCTTCGTGGTGGTGATGGGCACGATCTGGTCGGTGGTGCTCGCGACCGAGACGGGCGTGCGCAACGTGAACCCGATCTATGTCCGCGCCGCCCGCACGATGGGTTCGCGCAACCTGCACACCTGGCTGAGCGTGATCCTGCCCGCGTCGCTGCCTTTCATCGTCAGCGGCATGAAGCAGGGCTGGGCCTTCGCCTGGCGCTCGCTAATGGCCGCGGAGATCTTCGTGACCATCCTCACCGGCTTCGGCCTCGGTCATCTCCTCCACTACGGCCGCGAGCTGCAGGCGATGGAGCAGGTCATCGGCATCATGCTGGTCCTCGTGCTGCTCGGCCTGCTCGCCGACAAGCTCCTGTTTTCCCCTTGGGAGAAATGGATGCACCGCCGCTGGGGCACCGACCGCGCCGCCTGA